From the Sphingomonas brevis genome, the window CGCTTGCCCCCGCCCGTGACGATTGCCGTTCGTTCGATCCTGGACATGAACCTGCATCTGTCATTGCAGGCGGAGCGAAGCAATCCAGCTTCTCATCATGGATTGCTTCGTCACTCCGTTCCTCGCAATGACGGCATATGCCCGAACGCCGCGACCCGCTTGAAGCCCAGGGGATGAGCCTCAAGGATCTTGCGGCAGCCATTGGGGACCGCGGCGGCCCGCCGCCCGTAGACCTCTGGAACCCCTCCCATTGCGGCAATAGCGACATGCGGATCGCCCGCGATGGAACCTGGTATTATCGCGGCTCGCCAATCGAACGGCCGGCAATGGTTCGCCTGTTCGCGACCGTGCTTCGGCGCGAGCCCGACGGAAGCCATGTGCTGGTGACGCCGGTTGAGAAGCTGGCGATCGATGTCGATGCAACTGC encodes:
- a CDS encoding DUF1285 domain-containing protein, giving the protein MPERRDPLEAQGMSLKDLAAAIGDRGGPPPVDLWNPSHCGNSDMRIARDGTWYYRGSPIERPAMVRLFATVLRREPDGSHVLVTPVEKLAIDVDATAFRATQMTMSGTGDQRRIGLTLDSGDALIVGPDHPLNLVATADGPSPRVAVRFGLEAELARPLYYELAEIALAEGNDPPGVWSDSAFFPLTS